In Sphaeramia orbicularis chromosome 12, fSphaOr1.1, whole genome shotgun sequence, the following proteins share a genomic window:
- the arsb gene encoding arylsulfatase B, producing MALPFLSAVFLCSFCAVLGSQQPHIVFILADDFGWYDVGFHGSEIRTPNLDKLSASGVRLDNYYVQPLCTPSRNQLMTGRYQIHTGMQHQIIWPCQPYCVPLDQKMLPQLMKEAGYATHMVGKWHLGMYKKDCLPTRRGFDTYFGYLTGSEDYFTHVRCVPISALNLTRCALDLRDGEEVATTYKGDYSTELFSQRATSIISKHTPTKPLFLYMALQAVHSPLQVPDRYLTPYSFIKDHHRQLYAGMVSAMDEAVGNITLALQQSGLWDNTVLIFSTDNGGQTLSGGSNWPLRGRKWSLWEGGVRGVGFVTSPLLKRPGTVSRELIHISDWLPTLVGLAGGSTNSTKPLDGFNVWNAISKGHASPRLELLHNIDPLYNDIAPCPGSEKKLTLAQVDSGDSWTKSGFNVSIHAAIRFSKWKLLTGYPGCDIWFPRPGHNSSSETRTSDVDPLKSVMLFDIENDPEERNEVSAQFPAVVEYLLDRLNHHQKSALPINFPNDDPKCDPGPKGAWGPWA from the exons ATGGCTTTGCCGTTTCTCTCAGCTGTTTTCCTCTGTAGTTTTTGTGCGGTTTTAGGGTCTCAGCAGCCTCATATAGTGTTCATTTTGGCTGACGACTTTGGTTGGTACGATGTGGGCTTCCACGGCTCAGAGATCAGGACACCAAACCTGGACAAACTGTCTGCCAGCGGAGTCCGCCTGGACAATTACTATGTCCAGCCTCTGTGTACACCGTCCAGAAACCAGCTGATGACTGGGAGATACCAG ATCCACACAGGTATGCAGCACCAGATCATCTGGCCCTGTCAGCCATACTGTGTGCCTCTGGATCAGAAAATGCTGCCCCAGCTGATGAAGGAGGCCGGCTACGCTACACACATGGTTGGAAAGTGGCACCTGGGCATGTACAAGAAAGACTGTCTGCCCACACGCAGGGGCTTTGACACATACTTTG GTTACCTGACAGGCAGTGAGGATTATTTCACTCATGTCCGCTGCGTTCCCATCTCTGCTCTGAACCTGACTCGCTGTGCGCTGGATCTGAGAGATGGAGAAGAGGTCGCCACCACATACAAAGGGGATTATTCCACTGAGCTGTTCAGCCAAAGGGCCACCAGCATCATCAGCAAACACACACCTACTAAG CCCCTGTTTCTCTATATGGCACTGCAAGCCGTCCACAGCCCCCTGCAGGTCCCAGATCGATACTTGACCCCCTACAGTTTCATCAAAGACCACCATCGTCAACTTTATGCCGGCATGGTGTCTGCTATGGACGAGGCAGTGGGCAATATCACACTGGCTCTGCAGCAGAGTGGACTCTGGGACAACACGGTGCTGATTTTCTCAACAG ATAACGGTGGTCAGACCCTGTCCGGTGGCAGCAACTGGCCTTTGCGAGGGCGGAAGTGGTCGCTGTGGGAAGGAGGGGTCCGGGGAGTTGGATTTGTCACCAGTCCGCTGTTAAAGCGCCCAGGGACAGTCAGCCGTGAGCTCATCCACATTTCTGATTGGCTGCCCACACTGGTTGGACTCGCAGGTGGAAGCACAAACTCCACAAAACCACTGGATGGATTTAACGTGTGGAACGCAATCAG TAAAGGGCATGCCTCTCCCCGACTGGAGCTCCTGCACAACATTGACCCTCTGTACAATGACATAGCTCCAT GTCCTGGCAGTGAGAAGAAGTTAACTTTGGCTCAGGTGGACAGCGGAGACTCCTGGACTAAGTCTGGCTTCAATGTGTCCATTCATGCAGCCATTCGATTCTCAAAGTGGAAGCTCCTAACCGGCTACCCGG GTTGTGACATTTGGTTCCCCCGGCCCGGCCACAACAGCAGCTCTGAAACCAGAACCTCCGACGTGGATCCACTGAAATCCGTGATGCTGTTTGACATAGAAAACGATCCAGAAGAGAGGAATGAGGTGTCGGCTCAGTTCCCTGCAGTAGTGGAATATCTCCTTGACAGACTCAACCACCACCAGAAGAGTGCCTTACCCATAAACTTCCCAAACGATGACCCCAAATGTGACCCAGGTCCCAAAGGAGCCTGGGGACCTTGGGCTTAG